The following coding sequences lie in one Pseudarthrobacter phenanthrenivorans Sphe3 genomic window:
- a CDS encoding polysaccharide deacetylase family protein: protein MTLEAFSDAAHPIAWPEGKRAAASFTFDVDAESCTIAHDPKSTRRMSLMTHQSYGPKVAVPRLLQILQRQDIRATFFVPGFTAECYPDTVRQIVDAGHEVAHHGYLHEPMQGIDADTEARYIDRGLEALAKAAGVEPVGYRAPWWELNWHSAGLLADRGFLYDSSLLDGDAPYRFSVAPGDSRDLVEIPVDWALDDWEQYAFYPGVTGSGVIESPAKVLEMWTLEAEAHHAQGSCFVLTNHPFISGRPSKAVALERLMERVKGMDGMWVATMEEIAEHTRRTVQEVHTHARIEVPSFPDTGARFTAPAVRESVPAIS from the coding sequence ATGACCCTTGAAGCATTTTCCGACGCCGCCCACCCGATCGCCTGGCCCGAGGGCAAGCGCGCCGCAGCATCCTTCACGTTCGACGTCGATGCCGAATCCTGCACCATCGCCCACGACCCCAAGAGCACCCGCCGGATGTCGCTGATGACCCACCAGTCCTACGGGCCCAAGGTGGCAGTTCCACGGCTGCTGCAGATCCTCCAGCGGCAGGACATCCGCGCCACGTTCTTCGTCCCCGGCTTCACCGCCGAGTGCTACCCGGACACCGTACGCCAGATCGTGGACGCCGGGCACGAGGTGGCCCACCACGGCTACCTGCACGAGCCCATGCAGGGCATCGACGCCGACACGGAGGCCCGCTACATCGACCGCGGACTGGAGGCGCTGGCCAAGGCAGCCGGGGTTGAGCCGGTGGGCTACAGGGCACCGTGGTGGGAGCTGAACTGGCACTCCGCCGGCCTCCTGGCGGACCGCGGCTTCCTCTACGATTCAAGCCTGCTCGACGGCGATGCCCCCTACCGCTTCAGCGTCGCCCCGGGCGACAGCAGGGACCTAGTGGAAATCCCGGTCGACTGGGCCCTTGACGACTGGGAGCAGTACGCCTTCTACCCCGGCGTGACCGGCAGCGGCGTCATTGAAAGCCCGGCCAAGGTCCTGGAGATGTGGACACTCGAGGCGGAGGCGCACCACGCGCAGGGCAGCTGCTTCGTCCTGACCAACCACCCCTTCATCTCCGGCCGGCCCTCCAAGGCGGTGGCCCTGGAACGGCTGATGGAGCGGGTCAAGGGAATGGACGGCATGTGGGTGGCCACCATGGAGGAAATCGCGGAGCACACCCGGCGGACGGTCCAGGAGGTGCACACCCACGCACGGATCGAGGTTCCATCCTTCCCCGACACCGGGGCGCGGTTCACGGCGCCGGCCGTGCGCGAATCCGTGCCCGCGATCAGCTAG
- a CDS encoding nucleoside triphosphate pyrophosphohydrolase family protein, translating into MTSGTHHNNASLEGAQQRAMEIRALYEILEQRLNGQVWTLHELMLGFTNDVGMVGRLILANDGTWDIDGDVTAQLKHKLGESLWWIMVLAERLDIDITEAFTGTMDNIERGLAAAVGRQGG; encoded by the coding sequence ATGACCAGCGGGACTCACCACAACAACGCCAGCCTGGAAGGCGCACAGCAGCGTGCCATGGAAATCCGGGCGCTGTACGAAATCCTCGAGCAACGGCTGAACGGCCAAGTGTGGACCTTGCACGAACTGATGCTCGGGTTCACCAATGACGTCGGCATGGTGGGGCGCCTCATCCTCGCAAACGATGGAACGTGGGACATCGACGGGGACGTGACGGCCCAGCTCAAGCACAAGCTGGGGGAGTCGCTGTGGTGGATCATGGTTCTGGCCGAACGGCTGGACATCGATATTACGGAGGCATTCACCGGGACCATGGACAACATTGAACGGGGGTTGGCGGCGGCCGTCGGCCGCCAGGGCGGGTAG
- a CDS encoding APC family permease, protein MLEPSKSTDSSGMAEFGYAQTLDRSIGKFASFAAGVSYISILTGVFQLFYFGFSMAGPAYAWSWPIVFVGQLMVALCFAELAGRYPVAGSVYNWAKQLSSSTFAWLAGWLLLISSMVALGAVALALQLTLPQIWSGFQIIGDGTGTYDFALNGVLLASIMITISTLINAFGVKLMTKINSIGVFVELAAAVLLILALGWHVVRGPEVLFSTAGYGEGHDLGFFGVFLIGAMASGYVMYGFDTASSLGEETKDPKKTAPKAILRAITASFILGGLILLGGLLAAPDLNDPKLGSADGGLQYIVLSVLGGPFGKAFLACIVVAVFVCTLAVHAAAIRMMFAMARDNNLPFSRQLSKVHPERKTPTVAAIVIGVIAIIPLVVNVSQPAIFTILSSISIVLIYLSYLLVTVPLLRRRFLKKWPLSDETHGKAGFSLGKWGLPVNILAVLWGGAMTLNLIWPRPEIYNSVPPFEWYLQWGGVIFVTAVTVIGVLMYRLKLRHHTGVLAGHAAGSPEAPAAPSAPAHAAALIQPVPAAAATAAVAVPAADQEVMDGAR, encoded by the coding sequence ATGTTGGAACCCAGCAAGAGTACTGATTCAAGCGGCATGGCCGAATTCGGCTATGCCCAGACTTTGGACCGCAGCATCGGCAAGTTCGCCAGCTTCGCGGCCGGAGTCAGCTACATTTCCATCCTCACCGGCGTTTTTCAATTGTTCTACTTTGGTTTCTCCATGGCTGGCCCCGCCTACGCGTGGTCCTGGCCCATCGTCTTCGTCGGCCAACTGATGGTGGCGCTCTGCTTCGCCGAGCTCGCCGGCCGCTATCCGGTGGCCGGGTCCGTCTACAACTGGGCCAAACAGCTCTCGTCGAGTACGTTCGCCTGGCTGGCCGGGTGGCTGCTGCTCATTTCCTCCATGGTGGCGCTCGGAGCGGTCGCCCTGGCGCTGCAGCTAACCCTGCCCCAGATATGGTCTGGTTTCCAGATCATCGGTGACGGCACCGGCACCTACGACTTCGCCCTCAACGGCGTCCTGCTGGCGAGCATCATGATCACCATCTCCACCCTCATCAATGCCTTCGGCGTGAAGCTGATGACCAAAATCAACAGCATCGGCGTCTTCGTTGAGCTGGCCGCCGCCGTACTCCTCATCCTGGCATTGGGATGGCACGTGGTGCGGGGGCCGGAAGTCCTGTTCAGCACCGCGGGCTACGGCGAAGGGCACGACCTTGGCTTCTTCGGGGTCTTCCTTATCGGCGCGATGGCATCCGGGTACGTGATGTACGGCTTCGACACGGCCAGTTCCCTGGGCGAGGAGACGAAGGACCCCAAGAAGACCGCTCCAAAGGCGATCCTGCGGGCGATCACGGCTTCCTTCATCCTCGGCGGTCTGATCCTCCTCGGTGGACTCTTGGCCGCTCCCGACCTGAACGATCCCAAGCTGGGCAGCGCAGACGGCGGTCTGCAGTACATCGTGCTCTCCGTGCTGGGAGGGCCCTTCGGCAAGGCATTCCTGGCCTGCATCGTCGTTGCAGTGTTCGTCTGCACCCTCGCAGTCCACGCAGCCGCCATCCGCATGATGTTCGCCATGGCCCGTGACAACAACCTGCCTTTCAGCCGGCAGCTCAGCAAAGTCCACCCCGAGCGCAAGACGCCCACCGTGGCGGCCATCGTTATTGGGGTCATCGCCATCATTCCGCTGGTCGTCAATGTCTCTCAGCCAGCGATCTTCACCATCCTGTCAAGCATCAGCATCGTCCTGATCTACCTGTCCTACCTGCTGGTCACCGTGCCCCTGCTGCGGCGGCGCTTCCTGAAGAAATGGCCGCTGTCCGACGAAACCCACGGCAAGGCCGGGTTCAGCCTGGGAAAGTGGGGCCTGCCCGTGAATATCCTCGCTGTCCTGTGGGGCGGTGCCATGACGCTGAACCTGATCTGGCCGCGGCCCGAGATCTACAACTCGGTGCCGCCGTTTGAGTGGTACCTGCAGTGGGGCGGCGTCATCTTTGTTACTGCGGTCACCGTTATCGGCGTCCTGATGTACAGGCTGAAGCTCCGGCACCACACCGGTGTCCTCGCCGGGCACGCCGCCGGGTCCCCGGAAGCTCCAGCTGCTCCCTCGGCCCCGGCACATGCTGCGGCCCTTATCCAACCGGTGCCTGCAGCTGCCGCAACTGCAGCTGTAGCCGTACCCGCAGCCGACCAGGAGGTCATGGACGGGGCCCGGTAG
- a CDS encoding Y-family DNA polymerase: MSRPAPMRQMPQIAHVDVNCFYASAERAFDPSLEGRPLVVLSNNDGCAVTRSPEAKALGIATGEPWFKLAPRAKEWGLVAKSSNYELYGDISARVMELLGRYSAWLEVYSIDEAFLGVKGSPEELLALGKTMKEAVRRHVGVPVCVGIAPTKTLAKLCNKWAKNNPAFAGVCHWDSVPAAMRERLLGRLSVEEIWGVAGRLTRRLNAIGIHTILDLTRTDPVAVRDKFSVVMMRTVLELNGTPCIPMEEERIGRDQLIFSRSFSTPVTTAGGLRQVLSVYGQHAGARLAKHGLQAKVLTAFAGTSPFRGEEQAYPSVCVALPMPTADPLLLTRAAHALLPSIREGVKYVKVGLMLTDLRPTGNQSPLEPFENPHEERHIGTLLEDVSRRFGRGSIGLGHAGIKTGLDWSMKRTMRSPRYTTHWDELPLVKAA, from the coding sequence ATGTCTAGACCCGCGCCGATGCGGCAGATGCCGCAGATCGCCCACGTGGACGTGAACTGCTTTTACGCCTCCGCGGAGCGTGCCTTCGATCCCTCGCTGGAAGGCAGGCCCCTGGTGGTGCTGTCCAACAATGACGGCTGCGCCGTGACCCGCTCCCCCGAGGCAAAAGCCCTGGGCATTGCCACCGGCGAGCCATGGTTCAAACTCGCACCGCGTGCCAAGGAATGGGGGCTGGTGGCGAAATCCAGCAACTATGAGCTGTACGGGGACATCAGCGCCCGGGTCATGGAGCTGCTCGGAAGGTACTCGGCATGGCTGGAGGTCTACAGCATCGATGAAGCATTCCTTGGCGTGAAGGGCAGCCCGGAGGAGCTGCTGGCGCTGGGCAAGACCATGAAGGAGGCCGTCCGCCGCCATGTGGGCGTGCCCGTGTGCGTGGGTATTGCGCCCACGAAAACCCTGGCCAAACTCTGCAACAAGTGGGCCAAAAACAATCCCGCGTTTGCGGGGGTATGCCACTGGGACAGCGTGCCGGCAGCAATGCGGGAGCGCCTGCTCGGGCGCCTGTCCGTCGAGGAAATCTGGGGCGTTGCCGGACGGCTCACCCGGCGCCTGAACGCCATCGGCATCCACACCATCCTGGACCTCACCCGCACAGACCCCGTGGCCGTTCGGGACAAGTTCTCCGTGGTGATGATGCGCACCGTCCTTGAACTCAACGGGACCCCCTGTATCCCCATGGAGGAGGAACGGATCGGCAGGGACCAGCTCATCTTTTCCCGCTCCTTTTCCACTCCCGTCACCACTGCTGGCGGGCTGCGTCAGGTCTTGAGCGTCTACGGCCAGCACGCGGGCGCCCGTCTGGCGAAGCACGGGCTGCAGGCCAAAGTCCTGACGGCCTTCGCGGGCACGTCTCCCTTCAGGGGCGAGGAACAGGCCTATCCCTCTGTATGCGTCGCCCTGCCCATGCCGACGGCCGATCCCCTGCTGCTCACGCGCGCGGCGCATGCCCTGTTGCCCAGCATTCGGGAAGGCGTGAAATACGTGAAGGTGGGGCTGATGCTCACGGACCTGAGGCCCACGGGCAACCAATCCCCGCTGGAGCCGTTTGAGAACCCGCACGAGGAACGCCATATCGGCACACTCCTGGAGGACGTCAGCCGCCGCTTCGGGCGGGGCTCCATCGGGTTGGGCCACGCCGGCATCAAGACCGGCCTGGACTGGAGCATGAAACGCACCATGCGTTCGCCCCGGTACACCACCCACTGGGACGAGCTTCCCCTGGTCAAGGCTGCATGA
- a CDS encoding LexA family protein: protein MGVIVGPRVIDAGASLFSVLIAPVPVAAGFPSPAQDYFDGRIDLNAHLIKDITSTFVVRVTGDSMEGAGISDGDELIVNRALEPKDGSVVIAVLDGELTVKRLRLTAAGVVLQAENPKYPDIRVPALSELTIWGVATRCLHHV from the coding sequence GTGGGCGTTATTGTGGGTCCCCGTGTGATAGATGCGGGCGCTTCGTTGTTCTCGGTGCTGATCGCGCCGGTGCCCGTCGCTGCGGGGTTTCCTTCGCCGGCGCAGGATTACTTTGATGGCCGGATCGACCTGAATGCCCACCTGATCAAGGACATCACCAGCACTTTCGTGGTCCGGGTGACGGGAGACTCCATGGAAGGGGCCGGGATCAGCGACGGCGATGAACTGATCGTCAACAGGGCGCTGGAGCCGAAGGATGGCTCGGTGGTCATCGCCGTGCTGGATGGCGAACTGACCGTGAAGCGCCTCCGCCTGACCGCCGCGGGCGTGGTGCTGCAGGCGGAGAATCCGAAATATCCGGACATCAGGGTGCCTGCGCTGTCCGAGCTGACCATCTGGGGCGTGGCCACAAGGTGCCTGCACCATGTCTAG
- a CDS encoding aldehyde dehydrogenase family protein produces the protein MTATVEQVQQSREAQGTVKGLYIDGAWQEASDGGTTVVRCPADGREVAEVASSTADDAERAIAAARSAFDHGPWRRLTDLERGAVMLRVAELLERDKAAYARAEALDTGKRLVEAEYDIDDIAACFRYYGKIAGLDAGRVIDTGRPNAISRVVYEPLGVCALIAPWNYPLLQAAWKVAPALVAGNSFVLKPSELTPSTSILLMETLAEAGVPAGVANLVTGSGSRVGPLLSSDPRVDLVSLTGSLATGQTIMAAAAETVKRVAFELGGKNPNVVFADADWDAAVDNALTAVFLHSGQVCSAGARLVVEETIAERFVAEVVERAKKIRMGGPFDSSAETGPLISEKHRSQVHAYVQAGIAEGAELLCGGYIPDEGPLADGFFYPPTVLANCRSGMSVLREESFGPVLTVETFRTEDEAVAIANDTEYGLAGAVWTSDASKAQRVAAGLRHGTVWINDYHPYVPQAEWGGFGKSGIGRELGSAGLNEYREAKHIWQNIQPAPSGWFGASHPEAGAGVAE, from the coding sequence ATGACCGCCACCGTTGAGCAAGTCCAGCAGTCCCGGGAGGCACAGGGCACCGTCAAAGGCCTGTACATCGACGGCGCCTGGCAGGAAGCGTCCGACGGCGGCACGACAGTTGTGCGCTGCCCTGCGGACGGGCGCGAGGTAGCAGAAGTAGCGTCCTCGACGGCGGACGACGCAGAGCGGGCGATCGCGGCTGCGCGCTCAGCTTTTGACCACGGCCCCTGGCGGCGGCTCACCGACCTTGAGCGCGGGGCGGTCATGCTCCGCGTGGCCGAACTGCTGGAGCGGGACAAGGCTGCCTACGCCCGGGCCGAGGCGCTCGATACGGGCAAGCGGCTCGTCGAGGCCGAGTACGACATTGACGATATTGCCGCCTGCTTCCGCTACTACGGAAAGATCGCAGGCCTCGATGCCGGCAGGGTCATCGACACGGGCCGGCCGAACGCCATCAGCCGCGTGGTGTATGAACCGCTCGGCGTGTGCGCCCTCATCGCCCCTTGGAACTACCCGCTGCTTCAGGCGGCATGGAAGGTGGCGCCAGCACTGGTTGCGGGGAACTCGTTCGTGCTCAAGCCCAGCGAGCTGACGCCGTCGACCTCCATCCTGCTCATGGAGACTCTCGCGGAGGCCGGCGTTCCTGCCGGCGTGGCGAACCTCGTCACCGGATCCGGGTCCAGGGTGGGGCCGCTGCTGAGCTCGGACCCGCGCGTCGACCTGGTTTCCCTGACCGGGAGCCTGGCCACCGGACAGACCATCATGGCCGCCGCTGCAGAGACAGTGAAGCGGGTCGCCTTTGAGCTCGGGGGGAAGAACCCCAATGTCGTCTTCGCAGACGCGGACTGGGACGCCGCCGTCGACAATGCCCTGACGGCTGTCTTCCTGCACTCCGGCCAGGTGTGCTCGGCAGGAGCGCGGCTCGTCGTCGAGGAGACGATCGCCGAGCGCTTTGTGGCCGAGGTGGTGGAACGGGCGAAGAAGATCCGGATGGGCGGACCGTTCGACTCCTCGGCTGAGACGGGGCCGCTCATCTCCGAGAAGCACCGCAGCCAGGTTCACGCCTACGTGCAGGCCGGGATCGCGGAGGGCGCAGAACTGTTGTGCGGCGGCTACATCCCTGACGAGGGGCCGCTCGCCGACGGATTCTTCTACCCGCCCACCGTGCTCGCCAACTGCCGCTCCGGCATGAGCGTGCTGCGGGAGGAGTCATTCGGGCCGGTACTCACGGTGGAGACGTTCCGCACGGAGGACGAGGCGGTGGCCATCGCCAACGACACGGAGTACGGACTGGCCGGTGCGGTGTGGACATCCGACGCCTCCAAGGCGCAGCGCGTCGCTGCCGGCCTCCGGCACGGAACAGTGTGGATCAACGACTACCACCCGTACGTGCCGCAGGCGGAATGGGGCGGTTTCGGGAAGTCGGGGATCGGCCGCGAGCTGGGCAGCGCGGGCCTCAACGAGTACCGCGAAGCCAAACATATCTGGCAGAACATCCAGCCCGCGCCCAGCGGCTGGTTCGGCGCATCCCATCCGGAAGCGGGGGCAGGCGTAGCCGAATAG
- a CDS encoding purine-cytosine permease family protein: MQDNLSTTQTGPAMAPAQDVEAWLQPIPESQRTHKVSGQFWIWAGANLAPINWVLGALGIHLGLGFADTVTVLVLGNLIGMLLFGCFVLLGQKTGATGMVLARAAFGRRGNYLPAAIQALLVIGWCAVNTWIILDLVMALFGTLGWVDPAATNYGWKIAVATGIMAAQVAIAWFGYKAIAAFEKWTVPPTIIILAVMSAVAWFGMEIDWTYAGPAGNILEGSERIAAMSAVMTAIGIGWGITWFTYAADYSRFVSTEVPKKKVYLASVLGQFIPVVWLGVLGASLATNSGEIDPGKLIVQNFGVLALPVLLMVLHGPIATNILNIYTFSVATQALDITISRRKLNLFVGAFSLIAVVFFIFQEDFAAVLDAWLIGLVAWVAAWGGVMLVHYFWIDKRWPGNPERLFDGVGTRRLPGVNWAGVTSLLVGIFATWLFMYGLVPAMQGPVAVALGGWDLSWLAGGLASATSYAILGPRMHRKFLEPAPAATVHGQHATELTGASAPGTPAAL, from the coding sequence ATGCAAGACAACCTCTCCACGACGCAGACTGGGCCGGCAATGGCGCCGGCCCAAGACGTCGAAGCCTGGCTCCAGCCCATTCCCGAGTCCCAGCGCACGCACAAAGTTTCCGGCCAGTTCTGGATCTGGGCCGGCGCCAACCTTGCACCGATCAACTGGGTACTGGGTGCCCTCGGAATCCATCTGGGGTTGGGTTTCGCGGACACTGTCACCGTGCTGGTCCTGGGCAACCTGATCGGCATGCTGCTCTTCGGCTGCTTCGTCCTGCTGGGCCAGAAAACCGGGGCCACCGGCATGGTCCTGGCCCGGGCCGCGTTCGGCCGGCGGGGCAACTACCTGCCGGCGGCCATCCAGGCGCTCCTGGTGATCGGCTGGTGCGCGGTCAACACCTGGATCATCCTGGACCTGGTCATGGCACTGTTCGGGACCCTCGGCTGGGTGGACCCTGCAGCTACAAACTACGGCTGGAAGATCGCCGTGGCCACCGGAATCATGGCCGCACAGGTAGCCATCGCCTGGTTCGGCTACAAAGCCATCGCCGCGTTCGAAAAATGGACCGTCCCGCCCACCATCATCATCCTGGCGGTCATGTCCGCCGTGGCCTGGTTCGGGATGGAAATCGACTGGACCTACGCCGGCCCTGCAGGCAACATTCTGGAAGGCTCCGAACGCATCGCCGCCATGAGCGCGGTCATGACCGCCATCGGCATCGGCTGGGGCATCACCTGGTTCACCTACGCCGCCGACTACTCCCGCTTCGTCAGCACCGAAGTGCCCAAGAAGAAGGTCTACCTGGCCTCCGTGCTGGGCCAGTTCATCCCCGTGGTCTGGCTTGGCGTCCTGGGCGCAAGCCTCGCCACCAACAGCGGCGAGATCGATCCCGGAAAGCTCATCGTCCAGAACTTCGGCGTCCTGGCCCTCCCGGTCCTGCTGATGGTGCTGCACGGCCCCATCGCCACCAACATCCTGAACATCTACACCTTCTCCGTTGCCACCCAGGCGCTGGACATCACCATCAGCCGCCGCAAGCTCAACCTGTTCGTCGGCGCATTCTCGCTCATCGCCGTCGTCTTCTTCATCTTCCAGGAGGACTTCGCTGCAGTCCTGGACGCCTGGCTCATCGGCCTCGTTGCCTGGGTGGCCGCCTGGGGCGGCGTGATGCTGGTGCACTACTTCTGGATCGACAAGCGCTGGCCCGGCAACCCGGAGCGGCTGTTCGACGGCGTCGGCACCAGGCGGCTGCCCGGCGTCAACTGGGCAGGAGTCACCTCCCTCCTGGTGGGCATCTTCGCCACGTGGCTGTTCATGTACGGGCTCGTCCCCGCCATGCAGGGCCCCGTCGCCGTGGCCCTGGGCGGCTGGGACCTGTCCTGGCTCGCCGGCGGCCTTGCCAGCGCCACCAGCTACGCCATCCTCGGCCCGAGGATGCACCGCAAGTTCCTTGAACCTGCGCCGGCCGCCACGGTCCACGGGCAACACGCCACCGAACTCACCGGAGCCTCGGCACCAGGCACGCCGGCCGCACTCTGA
- a CDS encoding helix-turn-helix domain-containing protein, with amino-acid sequence MPISLQDVLKHSTLTPADPVVRAAAAIAAQTQLRWIHSSEVLDIAPLLGGGELLLTGGQALASASDKRRIGYIWELAERGVAALAIETGAALPSIPSSMVGAAEAAGLPLIELRKVVPFVGVMEAINSLLVSESAAHLQQADRASHAMAVELAHGGSLDRILAVLADAAGAEVVLTSNAGAPLASAVPAGYAGDGGLAPMGEADQDRARTTHIDVSVRGIPSARLSLHTPAGGDVNLARIAGNRSVDILALALLQRMPPGLKEMAGAALIRAVDSGMQNWRLQQLAPAAGIPPAAQLVAVVIRSPGSRQLRTTIEQLLDRVGRHSASYADSEELLALAVLRTGKAQEDRGGILAGLRTLELPEGTVSAVGPVASGISAAPWSLAEARLTLDVGAGYEPPSFSPRQASEVLDAEAFAVERLASHSLDEVQRTDFVRQQLGALLEHDDQRRSALVETLRVWLDSGCNTAQAARELHLERQSMHQRLQRIFALCGGDPRGTGRLPALHLATRLAALQPK; translated from the coding sequence ATGCCGATAAGCCTGCAAGATGTTTTGAAACATTCCACCCTCACACCTGCTGATCCCGTGGTCCGCGCAGCGGCGGCGATTGCGGCGCAAACGCAGCTGCGCTGGATCCACTCCAGTGAGGTTTTGGACATTGCCCCGTTACTTGGCGGTGGTGAGCTGCTGCTTACCGGCGGTCAGGCCTTGGCCTCAGCATCGGACAAGCGGCGCATCGGCTACATCTGGGAGCTGGCGGAACGCGGAGTGGCTGCGCTTGCCATCGAGACAGGAGCGGCCCTGCCTTCCATTCCGTCCTCCATGGTGGGAGCAGCCGAAGCCGCGGGGCTTCCCTTGATTGAGCTGCGGAAAGTGGTGCCCTTCGTGGGCGTCATGGAAGCCATCAATTCGCTGCTGGTAAGCGAGTCGGCTGCGCACCTGCAGCAGGCTGACCGGGCCAGCCATGCCATGGCGGTGGAGCTGGCCCACGGCGGCAGCCTTGACCGGATCCTGGCCGTCCTCGCCGACGCTGCAGGTGCGGAAGTTGTCCTGACCTCCAACGCGGGCGCTCCGCTGGCGAGTGCGGTCCCTGCTGGCTATGCCGGGGATGGTGGCCTCGCTCCGATGGGGGAGGCCGACCAGGACCGTGCACGCACCACCCATATCGATGTGTCCGTGCGGGGCATACCTTCAGCGCGCCTGAGCCTTCACACTCCGGCGGGAGGAGATGTGAACCTGGCACGGATTGCCGGGAACCGCTCGGTGGACATCCTGGCCTTGGCCCTGCTGCAGCGCATGCCGCCCGGCCTGAAGGAAATGGCGGGTGCCGCACTGATCCGCGCCGTTGATTCCGGCATGCAGAACTGGCGGCTCCAGCAGCTGGCCCCGGCTGCCGGTATCCCCCCGGCTGCACAGCTGGTGGCCGTGGTGATCCGTTCCCCTGGCTCCCGGCAGCTGCGTACGACAATTGAGCAGCTGCTGGACCGGGTGGGCCGGCACAGCGCCAGCTATGCGGATAGCGAGGAGCTGTTGGCGCTCGCGGTGTTGCGGACCGGTAAAGCCCAGGAGGACCGGGGCGGGATCCTGGCCGGGCTCCGGACGCTCGAATTGCCGGAGGGCACCGTCAGTGCGGTGGGTCCCGTGGCTTCCGGAATTTCCGCGGCACCCTGGTCGCTGGCAGAGGCGCGGCTGACGCTGGACGTGGGAGCCGGTTATGAGCCGCCCTCATTTTCGCCGCGACAGGCCAGCGAGGTGCTCGACGCCGAGGCCTTCGCGGTGGAACGCCTTGCGTCCCACTCCCTGGACGAGGTGCAGCGAACCGATTTTGTCCGGCAGCAGCTCGGAGCCCTCCTTGAGCACGATGACCAGCGCCGTTCGGCCTTGGTGGAAACCTTGCGGGTCTGGCTTGATTCGGGCTGCAACACGGCACAGGCTGCGCGGGAACTCCATCTGGAGCGGCAGTCTATGCATCAGCGCCTGCAGCGGATTTTCGCGCTCTGCGGCGGTGATCCGCGCGGCACCGGCCGGCTGCCTGCG